Proteins encoded in a region of the bacterium genome:
- a CDS encoding nuclear transport factor 2 family protein, translating into MHKTGLLVTIGLLTGLACAPNSQRASVETLRRQVIDSEAAFAATMTARDFSAFTSFLSSEAIFISGERALRGSEQVTAAWKRYYDGPAAPFSWKPETVEVLDSGTLALSTGPVFDPNGKLTGTFTSIWRLEAAGKWRIIFDKGCKACD; encoded by the coding sequence ATGCATAAAACAGGTCTGCTGGTCACGATCGGACTGCTGACAGGTCTGGCCTGCGCACCGAATTCACAGCGCGCGTCTGTGGAGACGTTGCGAAGACAGGTGATCGACAGTGAAGCGGCCTTTGCCGCCACCATGACAGCGCGTGATTTTTCCGCTTTCACTTCTTTTCTTTCAAGCGAAGCGATTTTTATCTCCGGAGAACGAGCCCTGCGCGGATCCGAACAGGTGACTGCGGCCTGGAAGCGCTATTACGACGGTCCGGCGGCGCCTTTTTCCTGGAAACCGGAGACCGTGGAGGTCCTCGATTCCGGAACGCTGGCTTTGAGCACCGGCCCGGTGTTCGATCCCAACGGCAAGCTCACCGGCACCTTTACTTCCATCTGGCGGCTCGAAGCAGCGGGCAAGTGGCGCATCATCTTCGACAAAGGCTGCAAAGCCTGCGACTAA